The sequence TGATGCGCTCGGCGGCGACGGCGGCCGGGCAGCGGCGCGAGGACGTGGCGGCGGCGGACGAGGCGGACCTGGACTACCTGTTCCGCCGGGCCTACGACCGCTACTGCGACCGGCGGGCCCTGATCGGTACGCCGGACAGCGTCGCCCCGTTCGTCGCCGCGCTGCACGCGGCCGGGGTGGACGAGATCGCCGCGCTGGTCGACTTCGGGCTGGACCGGGAGCGGCTGCGGTCGGGGCTCGACCGGCTGGACGTGCTGCGCCGCCGCACGCGGGAGCGGCTCGGCCGAGCGCAGGACGACCGGGCCCAGGACGACCGGGCCCAGGACAACCGAGCGCAGGACACCCCGGTCTCCCGAGCCCCCCAGGACGACCGGGCCCAGGACAGCCAGGCCCGGGACGACCGAGCGCAGGACAGCCGGGCCCAGGACAGCCGAGCGCAGGACGACCGGGCCCAGGACGACCGGGCCCAGGACAGCCGGGCGCAGGACACCCCGGTCTCCCGAGCCCCCCAGGACGACCGGGCCCGGGAGACCGTGGCGCCCGCGACCTCCGCCCAGCGGCGGCTGTGGCTGGCGGCGCAGTTGCTGGAGAACCCGGCGGCGTACAACGAGACCCAGGCCGTACGGCTGCGCGGCCCGCTGGACGTGGCGGCGCTGCGGGCGGCCGTCGACGGTCTGGTCGAGCGGCACCCGGGGCTGCGGACGGTGTTCCGGGGCGCGGACGAGGCGGGTGTCGTCCAGGTCGTCCGCGACGGGCTCCGCATCCCGTTGCAGGTGTCCGACGCCGGGGGGCGGGGCCCGGACGAGGCCGTCGGGGCGCTGCTGTCCGAGGAGAGCCACCGCGCCTACGACCTGGCCGGGGGGCCGCTGTTCACGCCCCGGCTGCTCCGGCTGGCCGAGGACGACCACGTCCTCGTTCTCGGGATGCACCACCTCGTCACGGACGCGCACTCGGCCGCGCTCATCGCCGGGGACCTCCGGGAGCTGTACGCGGCGGCCCGTGCCGGGCGCCCGCCGGCCTTCGCGCGGCCCGCCGGAACGACCGTCGGGGCGGCCGAGCCGCCGCACGACCCGGCCGGCCTCGCCTGGTGGCGCGGGCTGCTGGGCGAGAAGCCGCCGGTGCTGGCGCTGCCGACGGACCGGCCGCGCGGGCGGCGGGTGGCGGGGCGCGGCGGGGCGGTGGCCCGGACCGCGGGCCGGGAGCGGGTGGACCGGCTGCGGGAGTGGAGCGGGCAGCAGGGCGTGACCCTGTTCGCCTCGCTGTGCACGGCCTGGCAGCTGGTGCTGCGGCGGCGGTCCGGGCAGGACGCGTTCCTGCTGGGCACGACGTTCGGGCGGCGACGGCCGGAGACGGCGGACGCGGTGGGGTTCCATGTGGCGCTGCTGCCGCTGTCGCTGTCCGCGACGGACGCCACACCGCTGCCGGAGGCCGTCCGGGCCACCGGCCGGGCGCTGTTCGCGGCGGAGGAGCACAGCGGGGTGGACCTGGACGCGCTGGTGGCCTCTGTCCACCCCGACCCGGGGAACCCACGGCCGCTGGTGACGGTTTCGGTCGATCTGGACCGTGCGGCTCTGGCCGGAATCGAATGGCCCGGACTGCGGGCGGAGGGGGTGGAGGCCGGGACGGAGTCGGCGCCGCTGGAACTGGCGCTGATGGCCACCCACGCCCCGGACGGGGGCCTGCGGCTGCGGCTGCGCTACGACGCGGATCTGTTCGACGCGGCGACGGCGGAAGGGTATCTGGCGGAGCTGGACGAGCAGTTGGACGCGATGGCAGCCGCGCCGGACGAGCAGGCCGCGCCACACGAGGGGGCCGCGCCACGCAGGGAAGCCGCACCGGGCGAGGAGCCCGCGTCGCGTGAAGAGGCCGCAGCACGCGAGGGGGGCGCCCCGGACGAGGAGCCCGCATCGCGCGAGGAAGCCGACCGGGACGAGGAGGCCGCGCCGGGCGCCGCAGCTCTGATCCGGGCGGCCTGGGAGTCCGTCCTCGATGTACGCGGCTTCCCCGACGACAGCAACTTCTTCGACCTGGGCGGCAATTCGATCGCCGCGATCCGCCTGGTGAACCGGGTCCGGGACACCCTCGGCGTCAGCTACCCGCTGACGGACTTCTTCGCCGAGGCCACGCTGCGGGCGATGACCGGGCAACTGGCGGGCGGCGAGAAGCCCGGGACAGCGACATCCGCAGCACCAGCGGCAAGGGCACCGGCAACGGCAGCCTCAGCAGCCGAGGAGGCCCCCGTCATCGACCGTGCCCCCGTCAGCGACCAGCAGGCCCGGATGATCGCCGGGCACCACGCCGTGCCCGACCCCGCCGTGTGGAACGTCCCGACCCGGATCACGTTCACCGGGGCGCTGGACCCGGCGGCCCTGCGGTCCGCCGTCCGTGAGGTGATCGCCCGGCACGACGCGCTGCGCACCCGGTTCGTCCAGGAGGACGCGCCGGACGGGTCCTGGTGGCAGGAGGTCGTGGCGGCGAGACCCGCGGCGTTGCCGGTGGAGGATCTGACGGCGCTGCCCTCCGGTGAGCGGCGGCCTCGGGCGGACGCCCTGTGCCGGGCGGACGCGGCGGCCCCCTTCGAGCTGGGCCGGCCCCTGCTGCCCCGGCTGCGGCTGCTGCGGGTCGAGGAGGACCACTGGGAGCTGATGTTCGTCCTGCACCACGTGTGCGCCGACGGCTGGTCGCTGTCCCTGCTGCTCGGGGAGATCGCCGCGCTGTACACGGCGGCCGCCGCGGGCGTCCCGCACGGCCTGCCCGAACCGGCGCTGCAGGCGCCCGGGTACGCCCGGTGGCAGCGGGAGCACCACGATCCCGCGGTGGAGCGGGAACGGGCCGCGTACTGTGCCCGTTATCTGGACGGGGTGCCGTCCGCCGTTCCCGTACCGACGGACCGGCCGCGTCCGCAGAAGCTCAGCGGGCACGGGGACACGGTGCGCGGGATCGCCTCGGGCGAGGTGCGGGCGGCGGTGGAGAAGCTCGCGGCCGACCGGCGGACCACCCCCTTCGCCGTCGCGGCGGCCGCGCTCGGGGTGTTCCTGACCCGTCTGTCGGGCGAGGCCGACACCTTGCTGAGCGTGCCGTACGCCAACCGCGAGGGCACCGCGTCGGAGTCGCTGGTGGCGATGACGTCCACGGCGGTGATGGTCCGCGTACGACTGGATTCAGCCAATCTCGGAGAGACGTGCGCGGAGCTCGCGGTGCGTACGGGCGCGGGCGCGCTCGGCGCCATGGCCCATGTGCTGCCCACGGCCCGCATCATGCAGGCGATGCGGGACGCGGGCGCTGTCAGCGTCCCCGACCGGGTGCCGCACGTCCTGGCCTTCCAGAACTCCGTCGACACGGACATCGAGATCCCCGGCCTGCGGGTCGAGGTGGCCGATCTGGCACCGCCGCTTTCCCGCAGCGAGCTGTGCTTCGGGCTTGCGCCGCGCCGGGACGCCGCGAAGGGTTATCGAACGTTCCTGGAATTCTCCACCGACCTGTGGGACCACACGACCGCCCACGACCTTCTCGCGTCGTACACCGACCTGCTCGCGGAGTTCTGCGCCCGGCCCGACCGGCCGGTGCGGGAACTCCTCGGGGAGCGCCCCTCGCAGGGGTCCTCGGGCCAAGGCTCCGGGGGCTCCGCCCGGGGTGCCAGCGCCGGGCCCGACCAGCCCGGCGGACCGTCACCCTCCCAGTCATTGCCGAACACCGGAAAGGCGGACGCCGTATGACTCCGGCCCCCCACCGCAGCCACACCGACGACCTGCTCTCCTTCATCGCCGCCAGCCCGTCCCCCTACCACGTGGTGGCCTCCGCGGCCCAGCGCCTGGAGAAGGCCGGGTTCCGTGAACTGCGCGGCACCGACGACTGGACCGGGGCGACCGGCGGCCTGTTCGTCAGCCGCGCCGGTGCGCTGATCGCCTGGTACGTCCCCGAGGGCGCGCCCGCCCACACCCCGTTCCGGATCGTCGGCACCCACACCGACTCGCCGAACCTGCGGATCAAACCCGCACCGGACACCGGGACTTCGGGCTGGCGGCAGATCGGGGTGGAGATCTACGGCGGGGTGCCGCTGAACACCTGGCTCGACCGGGACCTCGGCATCTCCGGCCGGCTCGCGCTGCGCGGCTCCGACGGCGTGCCGCGGAGCCGGCTCGTCCAGATCGACGAACCCCTGCTGAGGGTGCCGCAGTTGGCGATCCACCTGGACCGTTCGGTGAACGAGGGCGTGGCGCTCGACCGGCAGCGGCACATCGCGCCGATCTGGGCGCTGGGCGACCCGCGGGAGGGCGAACTGCTGCGCCGGGTCGCGGCGGCGGCCGGTGAGGACCCGGCGGACGTCCTGGGCTGGGACCTGATGCTTCACGACATCCAGCCGCCCGGATACCTGGGTGTGGACCGGGAGTTCGTGGTGGCCTCGCGCCTCGACAACCAGGTCTCGGTGCACGCCGGGGTAACCGCCCTGGTGGACGCGGCGACGGCGGCCACGCAGCCGGCGTTCATCCCGGTGCTGGCCGCCTTCGACCACGAGGAGGTCGGCAGCGGCTCCGAGACGGGCGCGCAGAGCCCGCTGCTGGAGCGGATCCTGTCCCGGTCGGTGACGGCGCGCGGCGGCGGCGAAGAGGACTGGTCGCGGGCGCTGGCGGGCGCGTTCTGCGTCTCCGCCGACATGGCGCACGCGGTGCACCCGAACTACTCGGAGCGGCACGACCCCGACCACCGACCGCTGCCCAACGGCGGCCCCACCATCAAGGTGAACGTCAACCAGCGGTACGCCACCGACTCCACCGGCATCGCGGTGTTCTCGGCGGCGGCCGAGCGGGCCGGGGCCCCCTGGCAGCCGTTCGTCTCCAACAACGCGATGCCCTGCGGCACGTCGATCGGCCCGCTCACGGCGGCCCGGCTCGGCGTCACCACGGTGGACGTCGGGGTGCCGGGCCTGTCGATGCACTCGGCGCGGGAGCTGTGCGGGGTGCGCGACCCGGGCTACCTCGCAGCGATCCTCACGACGATCATGGTCGGGGACTGACCGGACTCCGGTCGAAGAGAAAGAGAACAGGAACGATCGTGGCCGACGCAGAAACCGTCCTCATCTGCCTGCCCTTCGCCGGGGCGGGCCCCTCCTTCTTCACGCCCTGGCAGAAGCTCGCGCCGGAGGGACTGCGGATTCTCCCCATCTCCCTGCCGGGCCGCGAGAAGCGGTTCCCTGAGCCCGCCCACGACACGGCGGCCCCGGCCGTCGACGACGCGTACGCGCAGGTGACGGCGGCGCTCGGCGGAGCGGACGGGGGCGGGGACGGAGGTGGGGGCGGCGGCCCGGTCGTGCTGTTCGGGCACAGCATGGGCGCGGTCCTCGCGTACGAGCTGGCGCACCGGATCGAGCGGGCGGGCGGGCCGGTCCGCCTGACCGCCCTCGTCGTGAGCGGGGCGCCCGGCCCCTGGACGTCGCGCACGGACCGGGCGGACGGGCTGCCGGACGAGGAGTTCGCGGCCCGGGTCCGGGCGTTCGCCGGGTACGACCACCCGGCGCTGGCGGACCCGGAGATGCGGGAACTGCTGCTGCCGGCACTGCGGGCGGACGTCCGGCTCCACGAGACGTATGTGCCGTCCACCGAAAGCCCGTTGAGTGTTCCCGTCCTTTCCGTCCGGGGGCGTGAGGACACCCTCGTGGGGGCGGCGGAGGCGGCCGAGTGGAGCCGGGCGACGACGGGGAGGCTGACGGTGGCCGAGCCGGCCGGCGGGCACATGTATCTGGCCGAGCGGCCGGGCGAACTGCTGGAGCTGGTGGCCGCCGAGGTGCGCGCGGCGAGGGCGCGGTGACTCCCGGTGGACCGGGTACGGGTGCGGGTCCGGTGAACGGCGCCGGTGCGGGACGGCTGGCCGGGCGGACGGCGGTGATCACGGGAGCGGCGCGCGGGCTCGGCCGGGCCTGCGCCCTGGCGTTCGCCCGCGAGGGGGCGGACCTGCTGCTGCTGGACGTGGCGGGCGAGCTGCCCGGGGTGCCGTATCCGCTCGGCTCGGCCTCGCAGCTCGCGCACACGGCGGACCTGTGCCGTGAGGCGGGGTCCGCCGTGCTGACCCGGCGGGCCGACGTCCGGGACCTGGCGGCGCTCCAGGAAGCGGCGGAGGCGGCGGAGGAGCGGTTCGGGCGGATCGACGTGCTGGTCAACAACGCCGGTATCGCCGCGCCTTCGGGCCGTCCGGCGCACGAGATCACCGAGGCCGAATGGCAGTTGATGATCGATGTGGACCTGGGCGGCGCGTGGCGGGCGATCCGTGCGGTGGGGGCCCGGATGACCGCCCGGGGGTCCGGTTCGATCGTCAACGTCGCCTCGACGGCGGGGCTGGTGGGCTACCGGCACTTCGCCGGGTACGTCGCGGCCAAGCACGGTCTGGTGGGCCTGACGAAGGCGGTGGCGCTGGACTACGCGCCCCGCAAGGTGCGGGTCAACGCGGTCTGTCCCGGCTCGGTGCGGGACGACGAGGCGATGGAGGGCCGGATGCTGGCGGAGATCGCCCGCTCCCTGGAGGTGCCGGTGGCGGAGCACGAGGAGGCCTTCGTCCGGGACCAGCCGATGAACGCGCTGGTGGAGCCGGGTGATGTGGCGGAGGCGGTGCTCTGGCTGGCCACGGACGCCTCCCGGCAGGTGACCGGAAGCGTGGTCACCGTGGACGGCGGCTTCACCGCCCGCTGATCCCTGATCCCCCGTTCAGACGCGAGGAGTTGCGTACGTGCCGTCTGCCCAGCACAGCCTGACGGTCCGGCTGTCGCCGACCACCACCGACGCCGCGCTCGCCGCGTCCCTCACCGCGGCGTCCGGGCTGTGGTGGCCCGGGGCCCGCCACCCCCGGCTGTGGACGGAGTCCGTACCCGCCCCGGCCTCGTCCGGCGCGGCGGACCGGCGCCGCGCGGCAGAGGCCCGGCGCCCGGTCGCGTCCGGCCACCGGCTGCGCGCGGTGCTGCTGCGGTACGCGGACGAGCGGCGAGGATCAGGGGACCCGGGCCCCGATCTCGTCCTGACGGCCGCCGGATCCGCCCTGGACGCGCGTTCGCTGCGGATCGTCGCGCGGGTGCTGCGGGGCGACCTGGCCGCGGAGGCGGTGACGCCGCTCGCCGGACCGCTCGCGCCCGCCCCGCACCTCGACGAGGAGACCCGCCGCCTCGCCTCGGCGCTCGCGCTCACCGTCGGACGGTACGAGGGGGTGTCGGCGGTGCGCGTCGCCGTCCCCGTACCCGCCCGGGACCGGCCGCCGTACGCGCTGGGGGCGCTCGACGGGTACGCGGTGTTCGCGGCGGACCTGTCACCCGGCCGTACGGTCGCGGAGCTGCTGGCCACCGAACCGGCCGCCCCTGCCCCGGGGGAGGAGCCGCCCTCGCTGGAACTGGCGGCGGGCGACGGGCCCGCCGTCCTGCCGACCGGGCCGGACAGCCTGCCCGTACCGGCGCACCATGTGGAGCGCGTCCGGAGGCAGTTGCTGCACAGCCCGCCCACCACCCCGCTCTCCCGGCTGAATCCGCTGGGCCGGGCGGAGTCGGCGGAGC is a genomic window of Streptomyces sp. YPW6 containing:
- a CDS encoding MupA/Atu3671 family FMN-dependent luciferase-like monooxygenase; translation: MSAGIPAPADAAAGAAEAVARAAELSRELTDRLAAARAQAEAQAPAEVPAEVPAQPSAEVRAQPATQATAHPPAQPSSEVRVQPAAQAPAEEPRPARGSAHGPRLVVDAAGGMAGAGADAAQRAHTASLIRRFTERTRTSKELAQRHRSVLADSRAVVGFRDATKEMLYPVAARSAHGSRLVDVDGNAYTDITMGFGALLLGHEAEPVTEAVRRHLSDGLRFGPRSPDTGEAAALLASLTGMERVAFASSGTEANSAAIRLARAATGRDKVVMFRGSYHGHIDSVLGRPGGPGRHAVPVSRGIPDSAVAELIVLEYGEQESLETIDSLGDTIAAVLVEPVQCRNPGLRPVEFVRSLRELTARRGIVLLFDEMLTGLRPHQRGAQDHFGVVPDLATYGKALGGGFPVGAVAGRADLLDGVDGGFWRYGEPGGPARETTFIGGTYMQHPLSMAAARAVLTHLTERGPGLQSALNARTQWLADRLNAFFRDEEFPLELAHFGSMFRFRHRADLELLYHHLQLRGVYVWEWRSFYLSTAHTEEDVNRVAEAVEGSLRELRDGGFFPRSAPRPAAAVRPGDVPRPAPDFGVYFFGDYPETAAAAGADGAADAGKAPGTSPASSTGTATGTGSGRARTPEAYDALFETVRFADERGFSSVWLPERHFDSFGGLFPNPSVLASAVARETERVRINAGSVVLPLHDPVRVAEEWSVVDNLSGGRVGIGCATGWHARDFALHPDRFADRRRIAFDHLDEVRRLWRGEAVRRRTGEGAEAEIRIRPRPVQEEPPFFLATSGQRASYEEAARRGLGVVTNLMSQSVEELAANIAHYRRTRAACGLDPDAGRVTVLVHTYLGDDHATARAEALEPMVRYLRSSLLMRSAATAAGQRREDVAAADEADLDYLFRRAYDRYCDRRALIGTPDSVAPFVAALHAAGVDEIAALVDFGLDRERLRSGLDRLDVLRRRTRERLGRAQDDRAQDDRAQDNRAQDTPVSRAPQDDRAQDSQARDDRAQDSRAQDSRAQDDRAQDDRAQDSRAQDTPVSRAPQDDRARETVAPATSAQRRLWLAAQLLENPAAYNETQAVRLRGPLDVAALRAAVDGLVERHPGLRTVFRGADEAGVVQVVRDGLRIPLQVSDAGGRGPDEAVGALLSEESHRAYDLAGGPLFTPRLLRLAEDDHVLVLGMHHLVTDAHSAALIAGDLRELYAAARAGRPPAFARPAGTTVGAAEPPHDPAGLAWWRGLLGEKPPVLALPTDRPRGRRVAGRGGAVARTAGRERVDRLREWSGQQGVTLFASLCTAWQLVLRRRSGQDAFLLGTTFGRRRPETADAVGFHVALLPLSLSATDATPLPEAVRATGRALFAAEEHSGVDLDALVASVHPDPGNPRPLVTVSVDLDRAALAGIEWPGLRAEGVEAGTESAPLELALMATHAPDGGLRLRLRYDADLFDAATAEGYLAELDEQLDAMAAAPDEQAAPHEGAAPRREAAPGEEPASREEAAAREGGAPDEEPASREEADRDEEAAPGAAALIRAAWESVLDVRGFPDDSNFFDLGGNSIAAIRLVNRVRDTLGVSYPLTDFFAEATLRAMTGQLAGGEKPGTATSAAPAARAPATAASAAEEAPVIDRAPVSDQQARMIAGHHAVPDPAVWNVPTRITFTGALDPAALRSAVREVIARHDALRTRFVQEDAPDGSWWQEVVAARPAALPVEDLTALPSGERRPRADALCRADAAAPFELGRPLLPRLRLLRVEEDHWELMFVLHHVCADGWSLSLLLGEIAALYTAAAAGVPHGLPEPALQAPGYARWQREHHDPAVERERAAYCARYLDGVPSAVPVPTDRPRPQKLSGHGDTVRGIASGEVRAAVEKLAADRRTTPFAVAAAALGVFLTRLSGEADTLLSVPYANREGTASESLVAMTSTAVMVRVRLDSANLGETCAELAVRTGAGALGAMAHVLPTARIMQAMRDAGAVSVPDRVPHVLAFQNSVDTDIEIPGLRVEVADLAPPLSRSELCFGLAPRRDAAKGYRTFLEFSTDLWDHTTAHDLLASYTDLLAEFCARPDRPVRELLGERPSQGSSGQGSGGSARGASAGPDQPGGPSPSQSLPNTGKADAV
- a CDS encoding thioesterase II family protein, which encodes MADAETVLICLPFAGAGPSFFTPWQKLAPEGLRILPISLPGREKRFPEPAHDTAAPAVDDAYAQVTAALGGADGGGDGGGGGGPVVLFGHSMGAVLAYELAHRIERAGGPVRLTALVVSGAPGPWTSRTDRADGLPDEEFAARVRAFAGYDHPALADPEMRELLLPALRADVRLHETYVPSTESPLSVPVLSVRGREDTLVGAAEAAEWSRATTGRLTVAEPAGGHMYLAERPGELLELVAAEVRAARAR
- a CDS encoding SDR family oxidoreductase, with the protein product MNGAGAGRLAGRTAVITGAARGLGRACALAFAREGADLLLLDVAGELPGVPYPLGSASQLAHTADLCREAGSAVLTRRADVRDLAALQEAAEAAEERFGRIDVLVNNAGIAAPSGRPAHEITEAEWQLMIDVDLGGAWRAIRAVGARMTARGSGSIVNVASTAGLVGYRHFAGYVAAKHGLVGLTKAVALDYAPRKVRVNAVCPGSVRDDEAMEGRMLAEIARSLEVPVAEHEEAFVRDQPMNALVEPGDVAEAVLWLATDASRQVTGSVVTVDGGFTAR
- a CDS encoding M18 family aminopeptidase, with product MTPAPHRSHTDDLLSFIAASPSPYHVVASAAQRLEKAGFRELRGTDDWTGATGGLFVSRAGALIAWYVPEGAPAHTPFRIVGTHTDSPNLRIKPAPDTGTSGWRQIGVEIYGGVPLNTWLDRDLGISGRLALRGSDGVPRSRLVQIDEPLLRVPQLAIHLDRSVNEGVALDRQRHIAPIWALGDPREGELLRRVAAAAGEDPADVLGWDLMLHDIQPPGYLGVDREFVVASRLDNQVSVHAGVTALVDAATAATQPAFIPVLAAFDHEEVGSGSETGAQSPLLERILSRSVTARGGGEEDWSRALAGAFCVSADMAHAVHPNYSERHDPDHRPLPNGGPTIKVNVNQRYATDSTGIAVFSAAAERAGAPWQPFVSNNAMPCGTSIGPLTAARLGVTTVDVGVPGLSMHSARELCGVRDPGYLAAILTTIMVGD